GTTTAGCTCTGGAAAAATTATGGTTTAGCTCTGGAAACATTatgaaaaaagggcacaaaACCACCCTGAAAATACTCTGAAACTAGCAAGATTACAAAATGTTTTCCGAATATTTCCAGTGTCTCCAGAATTATTGTAAGGTCGCAAAGGTAGGCATCTCTCTAAAAGCAACAGCACAATAGTCATAAAAAGGAAGTATTAGTTATAACACTAACTGCCTTTTCATTgacaccaaaaaaatttatctgtttAATTGTATATCTATTAAATTTctactattactattaaattcttttttttagtattctTTGAAAGAAATATGGCGATGTGGGGATAATACTAGTTGTagaggaaattaaaaatgctTCAGGATCACAttgaaattctaaaattatttagttacaCAAGTATTCAGAATTTTgacgaaaataatttattgttttcttataaataatttaaaattcattttaacaatAAGCATTTCTAAAGCTTACCTCTTTTATAACatctatcaaataaataatattttatcaccAACACgtaatttgttataaaatataaacaagtCAATTAgcaatttatcaattatttattttaaaaacagcAATGATTCCCAGCAGTCAAGAGTGTAactatagataaataaataattggatTGTTGATTATTTACAGTAGTTTTAGTCGCTTGATAGTAACTTAGCCTGCAACAATCAAAGctggttaaaaaataactcaaaaGTCTTTAAACAAGTGAGTGGGGAGCCAGAGAAGAATTAGTTGGTGACTGTACGTCAGTCGGTTCCTTACTGAGCAGCTCCGTCCGCTCGAGCCTCCCCATCGTTGGCTTTCAGTCGGAGTGGGGATGAAGTATCGACCGCTTAACGAAGGGGTTCCGTCACGCAACAACTTTTCCATCATatatttgtcattttttcctcgtattttatacattttctatttaatatcGATTAgataatttacttattatttatttcgcaGAAATAATatgtagagaaaaaaaatttacctccCTAAAGGTACGACATTTCTTTTTATAACCAGTTATTATCTGTCCCCTCGTCATAGTATCTTTTTATAAAgtaacttttataaatatatataccaagagttgaataaaaaaaaaataagtatggaaaataatattagaaATATTGAAGGGGAAGAATTGCCGACATGCGATAAACTATTTAGACTTGAATTATTTGCGTTTAAATTAATCGGGTTGGGTTCACTACAAAgtgcatttgaaaaaaataataaaatttccgtaacttttttagaaatatttctatttttatgcGGCTTTGGTGTTTTAATTGTTCTCGTATTCAGTGCGTCGTATACtgtgagtatttttttaagcATTGACTTGACTCTGGCTTGTGAAATActgacatttatattttctacaACAATAACTTTGGgcaaggtaatttttttttttaattttcaactaatttttacataaaaaaattttattttcataatttaggtattgagattGTGGATCTGTAGGATGGATTTGATCAAAATACTAAGGGAATTTGATAATCTGTGGGAGGAAAGTGCGAGAAAACGACGGGACTTAAAggaagaaatttataaaataatcaatgacTCTAAACCAATACGTTATAGTTATTTTATGGTCGCTGGTTTGTTGAGTATGAGTTATGGAATGCGTCCTTACTTGTAAGTTTAAAACGTGGTAAAAAATGAGGATAAACGATAACCCAGACAGCATGAAAGTCAGAATGACTGCTTAACGACGTATTTTTgaaggagtcttcaagaagtcttataatgacttcttaaaggtgtcatttttaagaactctaaattaagagttcttgaagacttcATAAAcaagacgtcagttttgtgacgtctaaatgtattctttttttaacttttttgaagtcaaaatgaagtcaaaattaggaactccttaagacgtcatggtaagttcattctgaagtcttatttgcggagtcagaaaaaagaactctttgagaactctttgagaacttttaaagatgtcttactgagttcgctaggtggcgcattcgacatcttgagaacttcttaaagacttctttaacgtgtttttaagacgtccaaatcataaataggaactcattcagaactcatcaagacgtcattttgctatctgggaATATTTTTCTAAACTCCTTAGAGTAACGGTGAGGtggataaattttaaacgttttcaacttttgtgttgttcataataatataaataacgaGAAAATCCAATGTTACCGGAAAAAAATCCTGTGCGACTTCACAGATCTGCTCTATTTAATGTTGCTACGGTGAGTCTGCGCTCGCGTATCTCGTTGAGCCGAACTGTGAGAACTTCTGGAGCTCGGGTTGCTTGGCCGAGATGAACGATTAACTTGTGccgataaaaaatagaaaataattagttatcgcaaaaaaaaaaaaaaatgatatttacaGTCGACTCTGTCTAAAGGTTCCACGTCGGGACAGGACCATTGCCTAAAGGTTCCCTCCCCACCATCAGCACTTCCCCTACAATATATTCCCCTCGAGCACCGAGGCGCACGCTAAAACGAACATATTGCGCAATAAacataacctcaaaaaaaCGTGCATTTAAAGTTAGCGCTCGAAAACTGAATTGTGATTCGTCACTCAAGAAAGCGGGTGGGGGAATATCCGGGAACCTTTAAGCAATGTATCCTGGAACCTATAGACAGCGGGAACCTTTAGGCAGAGAACCTTTAGACAGAGTCGACTGTAAAGTTTACATCATTAAAATATCgcattttttctgaatatTCTCTGATTTGTTTTTTCCGCTAGGATTTTTTCCCTAggagtaaaaaatctactactATTCTACAAATTGAGCTATTGAGCGCTGTCAGAGCTTAAAAGAATCATCTTTTTATCTCCAACAAAATATGTGCATAACTGTACACTGGAAGATTAGAACCCGattggttactgttctgcactcGACTCACCCTTATAGGAAGAAACaataggcccaagcttggccgaggcttggcgcaagacttatgaactctggggaaagcttgaaatccaagCTAGGCCCAAATCTGTCTAAGCATCGAAATAACACCGAGCCAAGCTTGAGTGACAGTGTTGTGCCATGACTGCATCTTAGTATTGGCCCAATATCGAGAGCCAGTATTGCGCCAAGACTTTTTCTAAATAAGCACTTATGCTTAttaaacataataaaaaaaaaaaaatattagtagacatgtgagtgatggtaacatatggaaataaatttgtacacagagaaatcaggtggatcgatgtaactaatttttttttgcctttgctgggtctcgaacctggtccttcatgGCTACTAGGCAAGCGTCTTTGTTCATTAGGCTGTTACTCTATTCACAGAAGCCAGAGGTttttaggtaccatttgttatttagactggtaaactaaggcttgtcacttgagtaatggctgaaccttgtcccaagactggcaaaccaaggcttttCACTTCAGTcttggctgaatcttggcccaaggcTGGCGAACCGAGGCTCGTCACTTGAACGTGGGTCGGATCTCAGACCAACCTTGGGAGGCCAAGCGTcggtagcccagtattgtgccaagaccgGCCCCTTcgtccatattttttttcctacaagggcAGTACGGTGCTGGAAGAAAATGCTTGATTGTGGTGCATCGCCACACTGATTACTGTTCGAGACCTGACTAAGTCATGTACGCATATCACTCATCTTTCTGTATacgaaaatattaatatttgttatagATATGGTCAATGGTTTATAAATTTGCGATTTTGACTTcaacaatttattatataattaaataattgtaagcattttgatttgaaatttggTCTGCAGCTGTTGGCTTAAGCGGATGCGGCAAAAGtagttttttctttataacaAACAGTCGCACAAAGTTTTTTCCGGTAAAATTGGATTTTCtcgatatttatattattcaaacaacttcacaaaatttcaaaacgttTCAAATTTGTCCACCTTAGCATGTATCTGAAATCCTTATTTGACTGGACTACACTATACACTTTACCTCGCTTCTTTATgtgaattcaattttaaaagaattcatatttacataacgataatttatttcaacagTCTAATGTTACGTTATTTTCTAAAACAATCTGAAAACAAGACAATGGATCTAACAGAAACGGTTTATCCAATAATTTACCCGATACCATCAGGAACATGGCCAGGTTGGCTCTCATGCGTGACATACGAACAAGGAATAATTTTCTTTGGAATGATATATTGGATTGCTTGTGATACACTATTTATTCTACTTACTTCTCACATTTGCGTCCactttatggtaaaaattaaaaaaataaatttcgtattaatctaattcattataaataaattcgatAGATCATATCCAACGACTTATACAAGTTACAcgataattatcataaaaacaATAACGAAAGCTACAAATTGATAGGAGATCTATCACGACGACATCAGAAAATGTTTGTGTGAGTATTAGAAGCCTTAAGCACCGCGTTGGCCGCACGAGCCTTCGGCTAATGCTGCCAACATTCGCAATATTCCCATTTTAGATGACGCAAACAATTGTTTACATAAATGGTAGACTAGTTATACCTCTAAAGTGGCTATAGACGTATATCGAGAGtggtcaataaataaaatttttcattttttcagaTTATGTCAAAAAATCGAAACTCTGTATAGTCCAATCGTCTTACTAACTGTATTATTTAATGGCGTCGATTtatgtttttgtatttttgcaCTGgacaaagtaatttattaacaataaatattaaattgataataaatttgtaataattatgtttatttatactaAGGAAATATCTGAAGGTCATTGGGTCAAAGTTGCAAGAAGTATAACACATGCATTGACactatttattcaaataattatctacTGTAATTTTGCGCACATGGCCACTGAACAAGTTGAGAACTTATTTTCCATCGATTTAAGTCTCATTCCGTACGTACGAATGTACGGATTTTcaatatctcagaaactattcaaccgattttttaaatttttgtggcAATTTTAAAAGCTTCTTGTCTGATAGACTTCAAATTATAGCTAGACAGAGATttcgataaatattattaatttttgtgggAGTAATCAAAATCCAAGAGCATTTTTCATGATATCGAGGACTCGTACATCCGTACATACTTTAGAAGCAACTCAAATTGTCTGAAATGTTTTTCTTCGGACGATaagtttcaattaatttttttttttttagactaaATCAGTAAGCGACGCCATCTATAATTCGTCATGGTTAGATTGCGATACAAAAATGAAGAAAGTAATGGGAATAATTATGATGCGGGCTAACAAGGAGTATAAATTTGCGGCTTATGGTTTATTGATACTCGATCGTGAACAAATGACTCGGGTATAGAAATAACTCATATTTATCgatattactaaaaaaaaaaaaaatttattaatttatttattgtacgATTATTAGATTGTCAAGACAACGATGAGCTACTTTACACTCCTAAGAAGTTTTTCgtaataatatcaatttaacGCAGATCCGATGTGtagatttatatttaagtatcattaataaataataataatgttaattaatgtagttgtaagatattttttcttatgcaAATCAACAAAAGGTATAGCAGTCACTATATgaattatctatttatttacctcattaaatattatgCGAAATATATATTGTTCATCATActcacaaaataaattatattgattacatatatataattttatcaattagaaATTTGACAACGGATCGTAGTAGATGATTAAATTCTGCGTAAAAGGAGTACCAACATCGTACACAGTAAAAACTTCTTTGTATTTGTTTACAGAAAAAAGactgtgttaaaaattttatgttagatattgaacatttttgtgtgttaatttaaaatagggtagaagtgcaattttttgccACTTTAGGGCCAGCTTTGACCACttataagttttaaaaagAGGCAAACAGAATTTtccgatcgtaaagcacactctAATGCTTCGCATTAAGAGTCGTACaatatagtatattacaccCTTAGagcagtaaagtaagaaatgtctctgatcacatgtaattgttcacatgtggtctgaggctttcttatttattgcCCACTCTCTAataatgaatcagtgaaattcactgcaaatcagtgaatattcactgggaaccagctgtaagtataccactggttgaattagtggtatacttatagctgtataGAAATAGTGAATATCCACTGATTCGCgagaatttcactaattcatttttagagagcaAGGTGTGTATAGGGGCAAGAAGACGCCCCCCTAAAggtattatcaaaaaaaaatttttttttgtcttttcaatgtaaatttgatatatttgaGCATTTTTTTCCCTAAgcatgacacctggggcaaaatgggccagccgaaaaatatgaaaaaatcattttttcatatttttatcgtcatattaaaaaaaaatttaatttatttgggCTTTTTTAGTCCTACGCATGatacctggggcaaaatgaatcAGCCAAAAATTCTgaagaaatgtttttttcatattcTTATCGtcaaactataaaaaattgaatatacttatccatttttcggctgattctCTATATGCCTAGGGCAAATGtagccactaaaaatattcaaaaataatgaattttttaattgataaattttttaaataaagcaaAATTATCTATACTCTATCCTggtcaaaaaatcaaaaacacgttttttgggttaaaaataatgacaaataaaaatatagaattttttttttattaaatatcaattaatacacggaaagattaGAACctgactggttactgttctgtaCGGAGTACCGACTCTGTACggtgctgaaaaaaaatgctcgattgtggtgcagcaccacactgattactgtgcggGACCTGACTGAGTGATATGCGCACACCACTCAGTCAGGTTCGATCgatcaaattcgtttattttctGTCCATTTCGAAAgaatcattcaaaattttgcaaaaaatcgataaaaattttttttctgagacACGACGGCGCttccccaaaaaattattaaaaatttttaacttcccgctaagaaaattgtaaattttcaaaaattcgggaagttattggtttcggtccgatttacgaaaatcgaatttccatcagatgtcgacgtttcgaggtcctaggaagctatcctgactaatttcacgatgatgtccgagtgtatgtatgtgtgtatgtacgtacgtacgtatgtatgtatgtaaatattcataactcttgaacggatgaaccgattttgatcgttgaggtgtcattcgacgcggcttgttaatgtcttgaggccgtagaaatttgaacttaatcggtagggtgcgttcagagatatttcaaaaataaaattttttcaaaaatgttttatttggataacttccaatttgctcgatggattgattccaaaatctaatcagctctaaaactctataagccgcgtcgaatgccacctcaaccatcaaaatcggttcattcgttcaagagaaaccgttgacgaaagaattcaaaaaaaattttttccttggtttttttgaaatttctcaaaaacggctgagtaaatcaatttcaaaattcgaccagctttagaacttgataaaacgcgtcgattgccacctcaaccatcaaaatcggttgattcgttcgcgagatatcgtggaagaaagaaatgctaaaaaatggttttttacaaaacaatggcatacaaaagtatttgcgagctcgaaaacagcgggaagttttggggctggcccgcagggtcaactgacagaccgattttttttttttattttccgataagttatgacctctataatgtttttattatattttaggccaatatgtgatatgtagGGCAAAATAgaccactcgaaaaaaaaatagtaaagaaaaaattttttgtataattttttttttcgagtggtcCATTGTGCCCTATATATCACATATTGgcctaaaatataataaaaacattatagaggtcataacttgacggaaaataaaaaaaaatttttttacctaatttttgagaggggccttcgtgccccagATTCCCCTACAGggtttgaatattaaaacatttttgaaaaaaatttggctATGTGGGTATTtgttcgataaaaaattacaaactatGTTCAAAATCacgttaaaatttgaaaattattaaattacacaagtgtttaaaatttcaacaaaaaaatttactattcatttaagaataattaaaactttatttataacaataaatattaataaagttcACCTCATTAATAATAtccatcaaataaattatatttttttcaccgacACGTAAGtggttataaaatataaacctATGAATCagcaatttattaattattaattttagaaacAGTAACAATTCCCAGCAGTCAAGAGTCTaattatagataaataaatgaatgaattgtCGATGATTTGCGTTAAATGTAGTTAAATGTAGTTAAATGTTTGCTTGATTGTAAGTGAGTCTCCAACAATCAAAgctggttaaaaaaaattaagtcttTCAGTGAATGAGTGGTGAGCCAGAGAAGAATTAGCTGGTGACTGTACGTCAGTCGGTTCCTTACTGAGCAGCTCCGTCCGCTTGAGCCTTCCCATCCCTGGCTTTCAGTCGAAGTGGGGATGAAGTATCGATCACTTAATGACGGGGTTCGTCACGCAACCACTTTTTCATCATACATTTGTCATTTTTCTcgtattttatacattttttatttaatatcgatcaataaaatataccgTCTATTGTCTCCAGAGTCGTTTCTCCAACCCTATAATTTAGTTTCTTACCCTTCTgcatttgtcatatttttctCATACATTATTCATACCCTATTGTGTATCTACTACTTGACTGTCATCCTCGTCCCCTTTTTCTATTACAGTATGTTACAAATTACAATTGACAAAAGTCAACGACATAAGTTATATTCTaacgttttataaatttcgttgaaaaataaataagtccaTAATTATGAAAGATAACATTCCATCTTGCATAGAGATATGCGCCATTGAGTCATTCGTTTTTAATTTAGTCGGTTTAAACTCATTAAACACAGCATTTTCACTTGCTAAAGGTCAATTTCtgccaaaattaaaatcttgggaaaaattttttttctacgctGCTTTTTTTCCCTTCATGTTTTTATTCTTCAGTTTAGTGACTACAATACCCCAGTATATTGGCAAAGATTTTTCATTAACATGTGATAATGTATCGGTACTTTTTAccactataataataataactaaggTAAGCTattgtattttcaatttttctctaAACGCTTAATTATGCATTGAGttaactgaaaaattttttgggattATGGAATTCTGAGGACTGTAATTTGGGTTAAAAGTgtcgtaaaaaattaagtgacagttttattttaatgtttacaGCTTGCATTAAAAAACggttattgtaaattttttttaacataattttttataataaagttaAGGAGGTTCAATACCGATTATCTTTCTAGAAGATCTCATGGATTTTCTATTGTATATCTGCAAGATTACAACTCCTACACaccaaaatttctttaatagaATAAGTTATGAATTGACTTATACTTTTAGGaattaatacaaatattttcattataattgcattgaatttaattgatgATAACACCTGAATCACGATGATCATGCCTGAATCAGTTTGGTCATACCTGAATCATGAATGCTGACTTTTTCCTGAGTacactaaagaaaaaaaaaatattaatactaaTAGAAATCAACTGATTTTCTTACCTCTCACATTTGGTTCCtgaaatttgacaaaaaagtaatttattagaaaaataattggaaTGACATAAAACTGGACACTCGAaggttgaaaataaaatttatttagtttccaTCCGTAAATTTTAACTCAAGTTACAGTCATTTTAGcctaactaaaaatttttggcgatttatattttataagtctcccgaataattattatttgactaATTACTAAAATATCATTTCATAGTTAATCAGACTGTGGAGTTGTCgactagatttttttatagtattaaaaaaattaaacaaactgTGGGAAGAAAAAATCGTAAATCGTCTTGATCTCAAGttagaaataaatgaaattgttaataattcaaaGCCCATTCGCTACTGCTACATGATCAGCGGGCTTTCGTTGGGTGCTTGCTATGCGCTGCGTCCacatttgtaaataaattaatgacataaatgtatataaattcctattaatttatgattaatatattttatttaaattaaaattagactTTTGCTGAGACATTTTTTGCTGCCCAGTGAAAATTCTTCGATTGATTACTCAGATACCGTATATTCAGCAATAATATATCCAATAAAGCCTCAAACATTGTCtggttatttattactattgacATTGGAACAGGAAATTGCTGGTTTtggaatattatattttattattactgacatcttatttatatttttgagttCACAGATTTCAGTTAATTTtacggtttttattttttttaattaataatgacaatTCGCTAACTATTGATGTtaggtaaaaatatatgtcatatacatttttttaggGAATTTTATCttctatacactgtaaaaaataaccgGGGTAATTctaagcggtgtaggtgtttaAATttccggtgttaaatttcaacaccgaaagcggtgcgaaaataacgccgccgccggtgtaaatattttttaccggtgttaaaatattgtaCTTCGGGAATATTTtgacttactcgatcactacagttaaacagtgtgcgtgtgtgtgcataTGTGGTTGAGTGTGTGTGCTTGTGTGTGCATACGCAAGTGTGTTGTGCTGGTATGTTTGAGTATGTGTGTTCGTACGTGTGTGCGCTCGCGTGTTTGagtccgtgtgtgtgt
The DNA window shown above is from Microplitis mediator isolate UGA2020A chromosome 1, iyMicMedi2.1, whole genome shotgun sequence and carries:
- the LOC130666057 gene encoding odorant receptor 22c-like, producing the protein MENNIRNIEGEELPTCDKLFRLELFAFKLIGLGSLQSAFEKNNKISVTFLEIFLFLCGFGVLIVLVFSASYTVSIFLSIDLTLACEILTFIFSTTITLGKVLRLWICRMDLIKILREFDNLWEESARKRRDLKEEIYKIINDSKPIRYSYFMVAGLLSMSYGMRPYFLMLRYFLKQSENKTMDLTETVYPIIYPIPSGTWPGWLSCVTYEQGIIFFGMIYWIACDTLFILLTSHICVHFMIISNDLYKLHDNYHKNNNESYKLIGDLSRRHQKMFVLCQKIETLYSPIVLLTVLFNGVDLCFCIFALDKEISEGHWVKVARSITHALTLFIQIIIYCNFAHMATEQTKSVSDAIYNSSWLDCDTKMKKVMGIIMMRANKEYKFAAYGLLILDREQMTRIVKTTMSYFTLLRSFS
- the LOC130666078 gene encoding uncharacterized protein LOC130666078 isoform X2, translated to MKDNIPSCIEICAIESFVFNLVGLNSLNTAFSLAKGQFLPKLKSWEKFFFYAAFFPFMFLFFSLVTTIPQYIGKDFSLTCDNVSVLFTTIIIITKLIRLWSCRLDFFIVLKKLNKLWEEKIVNRLDLKLEINEIVNNSKPIRYCYMISGLSLGACYALRPHLLLLRHFLLPSENSSIDYSDTVYSAIIYPIKPQTLSGYLLLLTLEQEIAGFGILYFIITDILFIFLSSQISVNFTVLAKDFENIYEISKNNNSNHRTKTLGKTIQHHCVLLSLCEKIEYLFSPIILLTMLLNGIDLCCCIFSFEQDLASGDSTGSIIRNVPHAVTLFIQIVIYCNYAHIATETVLFMHNKIIERSYL
- the LOC130666078 gene encoding uncharacterized protein LOC130666078 isoform X1, translating into MKDNIPSCIEICAIESFVFNLVGLNSLNTAFSLAKGQFLPKLKSWEKFFFYAAFFPFMFLFFSLVTTIPQYIGKDFSLTCDNVSVLFTTIIIITKLIRLWSCRLDFFIVLKKLNKLWEEKIVNRLDLKLEINEIVNNSKPIRYCYMISGLSLGACYALRPHLLLLRHFLLPSENSSIDYSDTVYSAIIYPIKPQTLSGYLLLLTLEQEIAGFGILYFIITDILFIFLSSQISVNFTVLAKDFENIYEISKNNNSNHRTKTLGKTIQHHCVLLSLCEKIEYLFSPIILLTMLLNGIDLCCCIFSFEQDLASGDSTGSIIRNVPHAVTLFIQIVIYCNYAHIATETTKLLREAIYNSSWINYNREMVKIMIIMMIRVKNEYQFTAYGIITLDREQMARIFNTTISYFTLLRSFS